The following are encoded together in the Kribbella sp. CA-293567 genome:
- a CDS encoding cation diffusion facilitator family transporter yields the protein MVDEEGGRRELLADVPGAGAAGGSESLTTVLVAFVANVLIAIAKSVAAVLTASASLLAEAAHSWADAGNEIFLLIANRRAHKPADELHPLGHGREAYVWSLFAALGLFVAGAAVSITHGVQELISPEPAERFAIGYVVLGVAFVLEGISFLQSARQARAEANTLDRDLIEHVLATSDPTLRAVFVEDAAALAGLLIAGAGLLAHQLTGSSIPDAIGSILVGLLLAWVALLLINRNRRFLVGQEADPKVRQAALQALLAAPEVARVTYLRLEVVGPRMISVIGDVDLTGDDDESHVAVRLRALEARISASPAVAGAVLSLSAPDEPSLGA from the coding sequence ATGGTGGATGAAGAAGGCGGGCGCCGGGAGTTGCTGGCAGATGTGCCTGGCGCCGGGGCGGCGGGTGGGTCCGAGAGCCTGACGACGGTACTGGTCGCGTTCGTTGCCAATGTGCTGATCGCGATCGCGAAGTCGGTGGCGGCCGTACTGACCGCGTCGGCGTCGTTGCTGGCCGAGGCAGCCCACTCCTGGGCCGATGCGGGCAACGAGATCTTTCTGCTGATCGCCAATCGCCGGGCGCACAAACCCGCCGACGAGCTGCATCCGCTCGGGCACGGGCGGGAGGCGTACGTCTGGTCGTTGTTCGCCGCCCTCGGACTGTTCGTCGCGGGCGCCGCGGTCTCGATCACCCACGGCGTCCAGGAACTCATCTCGCCGGAGCCGGCCGAGCGCTTCGCCATCGGGTACGTCGTCCTCGGGGTCGCCTTCGTCCTGGAAGGGATCTCCTTCCTGCAGTCCGCCCGGCAGGCTCGCGCCGAGGCGAACACGCTCGACCGGGATCTGATCGAGCACGTCCTCGCGACCTCCGACCCGACTCTCCGGGCGGTGTTCGTGGAGGACGCTGCCGCGCTGGCCGGTCTGCTCATCGCCGGCGCCGGCCTGCTCGCACACCAGCTGACCGGTTCCTCGATCCCCGACGCCATCGGCTCGATCCTCGTCGGTCTGCTGCTCGCCTGGGTCGCACTGCTGCTGATCAACCGCAACCGCAGGTTCCTGGTCGGCCAGGAGGCCGATCCGAAGGTCCGGCAAGCCGCCCTGCAAGCTCTCCTGGCGGCGCCGGAAGTTGCCCGGGTCACCTATCTCCGGCTCGAGGTGGTCGGCCCGCGGATGATCTCGGTGATCGGCGACGTCGACCTCACCGGCGATGACGACGAGTCCCACGTGGCCGTCCGCCTCCGCGCCCTGGAGGCCAGGATCAGCGCTTCCCCCGCCGTGGCCGGCGCAGTACTGAGCCTCTCCGCCCCCGACGAACCGAGCCTCGGTGCCTGA